A section of the Cydia splendana chromosome 1, ilCydSple1.2, whole genome shotgun sequence genome encodes:
- the LOC134797609 gene encoding syntaxin-5: MLPRRRNVGGVSVTTSDETPLLENELNSYSKFDKKGSKYLQTEKQGSFPFIASKQGSGFEEPDFVFDFLEEPIFEPVMAARDRTNEFASTVRSLQGRTLARPVVRDERKAAVLETYSQFMAMAKVISKNITGTYAKLEKLALLAKKKSLFDDRATEIQELTYMIKGDLSALNQQIARLGEMPRGRRSMHNHSSSVVLALQSRLASMSNQFKQVLEVRSENLKHQNNRREQFSRVGPVVKEVPSFLQQQDEVSIDLGETSGLQMQTQQLAIRDDTDTYVQQRAETMHNIESTIVELGGIFQQLAHMVKEQDEAIGRIDANIQEAEMNVEAGHREIMKYFQNITGNRALMFKIFGVLIFFFIFFVVVMA; encoded by the exons ATGCTTCCTCGGCGTCGTAATGTAGGAGGAGTGTCAGTGACTACCTCCGATGAGACACCACTACTGGAGAATGAATTAAATTCTTACAGTAAATTTGATAAGAAGGGATCTAAATATCTGCAGACAGAGAAACAGGGATCCTTTCCGTTCATTGCTTCAAAACAAGGAAGTGGATTTGAAGAACCAGACTTTGTTTTCGACTTTCTCGAAGAGCCTATATTTGAACCAGTCATGGCTGCAAGAGACAGGACCAACGAGTTCGCCTCAACCGTGCGGAGTCTCCAAGGCCGAACCCTAGCCAGGCCCGTCGTTCGTGATGAACGCAAAGCTGCAGTACTAGAGACCTATTCACAATTCATGGCAATGGCTAAAGTTATTAGTAAAAACATTACAGGAACATATGCTAAACTTGAAAAATTAGCTTTGT TGGCCAAGAAAAAGTCCTTGTTTGATGATCGTGCTACAGAAATTCAGGAGTTGACATATATGATCAAGGGAGACTTGAGCGCACTTAATCAGCAGATAGCCCGGCTTGGTGAAATGCCCCGCGGCCGCCGCAGTATGCACAACCATTCTTCCAGTGTGGTCCTAGCTCTGCAATCACGACTAGCTTCCATGAGCAACCAATTTAAGCAG GTTCTTGAAGTGAGGTCAGAAAATTTAAAACACCAAAACAATAGAAGAGAACAGTTCTCAAGGGTGGGCCCTGTTGTCAAAGAAGTCCCctcttttctacagcaacaggATGAGGTCAGCATAGACCTGGGAGAAACTTCAGGTCTCCAAATGCAGACCCAGCAGTTAGCAATAAGAGATgacactgatacctatgtgcaGCAAAGAGCAGAGACTATGCATAATATCGAAAGTACAATAGTGGAACTGGGTGGCATATTCCAGCAACTAGCTCACATGGTAAAGGAGCAAGATGAGGCCATTGGGAGAATTGATGCCAACATACAAGAAGCCGAGATGAATGTAGAAGCAGGTCACAgagaaataatgaaatatttccAAAATATTACTGGCAACagagcattaatgtttaaaatatttggAGTTCTCATATTCTTCTTTATTTTCTTTGTTGTTGTTATGGCTTAA
- the LOC134797925 gene encoding barrier-to-autointegration factor, translating into MSSTSQKHRNFVAEPMGEKPVTDLAGVGEVLGRRLETAGFDKAYVVLGQFLVLKKDKELFQEWMKETCSANSKQSADCYQCLQEWCDEFL; encoded by the exons ATGTCTAGTACATCACAAAAGCATCGTAACTTCGTGGCTGAGCCCATGGGGGAGAAGCCAGTTACAGATCTAGCCGGCGTGGGGGAAGTCTTAGGGCGGAGGCTCGAAACAGCAGGTTTTGACAAG GCCTATGTTGTACTTGGCCAGTTTTTGGTTCTGAAGAAGGATAAAGAGCTGTTTCAAGAGTGGATGAAAGAGACCTGCAGCGCTAACTCGAAGCAATCCGCAGATTGTTACCAGTGCTTACAAGAGTGGTGTGATGAATTTTTGTAA
- the LOC134797370 gene encoding beta-1-syntrophin: MVENGGSSGGSDSPNATCGRSGLLETLVRGVWYRVHCSLEDDYFSVCLDDGYDATTTLNGTLNNNNVETPNSDFTEVPEAIANQKRLVQVVKSDNNGLGISIKGGIENNMPILISKIFKGMAADLTEQLYVGDAILSVNGEDLKDATHEEAVKALKRAGKMVQLEVKYLREVTPYFRKASIISEVGWELQRGYMAEAPPSPPSPRRRRADTRYVPLLMACVAKNLRHHDPEDRTIEVYSPDGVHSLALRAGDASGAAGWHRALHAAARRAARAALARARPGLRALLGDVRYAGWLARRPNTDHISASGGSDSSDEAEGWQPTFVAITDRELRLYEAAPWSAEAWCAAGEVLGLAATRLAWWRRGPHAAALGVRAGTPGGLAVRALRADTPHDLAAVAGALVDGAHQAVRAQPEFTFRCRFRGMCARLSLGAGGVCVWEAAGSLGRGGARALYRRPLHQLKASADDDRAALWLHFTDDDTVELDMEGSPKPAVFILHNLLSARVHALPEDSAQPL; the protein is encoded by the exons ATGGTTGAGAACGGCGGTTCGAGCGGGGGCAGCGACAGCCCCAACGCGACTTGCGGGCGGTCGGGTCTGCTGGAGACGTTGGTGCGCGGGGTGTGGTACCGGGTGCACTGCTCCCTGGAGGACGACTACTTCAGCGTGTGCCTCGACGACGGGTACGATGCGACGACAACTCTCAATGGCACCCTCAACAATAACAATGTCGAAACACCCAATAGTGACTTCACGGAAGTGCCGGAAGCGATCGCGAATCAAAAACGACTAGTGCAAGTGGTTAAATCTGACAATAATGGGCTTGGAATATCAATTAAAGGTGGAATAGAAAACAATATGCCCATattaatatcaaaaatattcaaaggCATGGCAGCAGACCTGACTGAACAGTTGTATGTTGGTGATGCTATCTTGTCGGTCAACGGAGAGGATCTTAAGGATGCTACACATGAAGAAGCTGTAAAGGCTCTGAAAAGAGCTGGCAAAATGGTTCAGTTGGAAG TGAAGTACCTCCGCGAAGTGACGCCATACTTCCGGAAGGCGTCAATCATAAGCGAGGTGGGATGGGAGCTGCAGCGCGGCTATATGGCGGAGGCGCCGCCGTCGCCCCCCtcgccacgccgccgccgcgccgacaCCCGCTACGTGCCGCTGTTGATGGCCTGCGTGGCCAAGAATCTGCGCCATCACGACCCAG AGGATCGCACGATCGAGGTGTACTCCCCGGACGGCGTGCACTCGCTGGCGCTGCGCGCGGGCGACGCGTCGGGCGCGGCGGGCTGGCACCGCGCGCTgcacgcggcggcgcggcgcgcggcgcgcgcAGCGCTGGCGCGCGCGCGGCCCGGGCTGCGCGCGCTGCTCGGCGACGTGCGCTACGCCGGCTGGCTGGCGCGCCGCCCCAACACAGACCAT ATCAGTGCATCTGGGGGCTCCGACAGTTCCGATGAAGCCGAGGGATGGCAGCCCACGTTTGTAGCTATTACGGACCGAGAATTAAG GTTGTACGAGGCGGCGCCCTGGTCGGCGGAGGCGTGGTGCGCGGCGGGCGAGGTGCTGGGGCTGGCGGCGACGCGGCTGGCGTGGTGGCGGCGCGGGCCGCACGCGGCGGCGCTGGGCGTGCGCGCCGGCACGCCGGGCGGGCTGGCCGTGCGCGCGCTGCGCGCCGACACGCCGCACGACCTGGCCGCCGTCGCCGGCGCGCTCGTCGACGGCGCGCACCAAGCCGTGCGCGCGCAGCCGGAGTTCACCTTCC GTTGCCGGTTCCGGGGCATGTGCGCGCGGCTGTCGCTGGGCGCGGGCGGCGTGTGCGTGTGGGAGGCGGCGGGCTCGCTgggccgcggcggcgcgcgcgcgctcTACCGCCGCCCGCTGCACCAGCTCAAGGCCTCCGCCGACGACGACCGCGCCGCGCTGTGGCTGCACTTCACGGACGACGACACCGTG GAACTGGATATGGAGGGCAGCCCGAAGCCGGCCGTGTTCATCCTGCACAACCTGCTGTCGGCGCGCGTGCACGCGCTGCCCGAGGACTCGGCGCAGCCGCTATAA